A stretch of the Mycobacterium shigaense genome encodes the following:
- a CDS encoding pseudouridine synthase: MVEDQGIRLQKVLSQAGIASRRAAERLIVEGRVEVDGQVVTELGTRVDPNASVIHVDGARVVLDDSLVYLALNKPRGMQSTMSDDRGRPCIGDLVEHKVRGNKNLFHVGRLDADTEGLILLTNDGELAHRLMHPSHEVPKTYLATVTGSVPRGLGKKLRAGIELEDGPARADDFAVVDAIPGKTLVRLTLHEGRNRIVRRMLAALGYPVEELVRTEIGAISLGKQRPGSIRPLRRDEIGQLYKAVGL; encoded by the coding sequence CCGAGAGGTTGATCGTCGAGGGCCGCGTCGAGGTGGACGGCCAGGTGGTGACCGAGTTGGGCACCCGGGTGGACCCGAACGCCTCGGTGATCCACGTCGACGGGGCCCGGGTGGTCCTCGACGACTCCCTGGTGTACCTGGCGCTGAACAAGCCGCGCGGCATGCAGTCGACCATGTCGGACGACCGCGGCCGCCCGTGCATCGGCGACCTGGTTGAGCACAAGGTTCGCGGCAACAAGAATCTGTTCCACGTCGGCCGATTGGACGCCGATACCGAGGGGCTGATTCTGCTCACCAACGACGGCGAGTTGGCGCACCGGTTGATGCATCCCTCCCACGAGGTGCCCAAGACGTATCTGGCGACGGTCACCGGGTCGGTACCGCGCGGATTGGGCAAGAAACTGCGGGCGGGAATCGAGCTGGAGGACGGGCCGGCGCGGGCCGACGACTTCGCGGTGGTCGACGCCATTCCGGGTAAAACGTTGGTGCGCTTGACGTTACACGAAGGGCGCAACCGCATCGTGCGCCGAATGCTCGCGGCCCTCGGCTATCCCGTGGAGGAGTTGGTGCGCACCGAGATCGGCGCGATATCGCTGGGCAAGCAGCGACCGGGCAGCATCCGCCCGTTGCGCCGGGACGAAATCGGCCAGCTGTACAAAGCGGTGGGGCTGTGA
- the cmk gene encoding (d)CMP kinase — MGGVVVAIDGPAGTGKSSVSKELARVLGVRYLDTGGMYRTVTLAVLRAGVDPADAQAVAEIAATVRMAVDCGPAGDRFLLAGEDVSAEIRGDEVTRNVSAVSSVPAVRARLVSLQQQMAKGPGGVVVEGRDIGTVVLPDASVKVFLTASAETRARRRNDQNVAAGLPDDYEGVLADVRRRDHLDSTRAVSPLRAAADAVVVDTSDMTEQQVIAHLLELVKQRSGAVR; from the coding sequence ATGGGCGGCGTCGTGGTCGCCATCGATGGCCCGGCGGGAACCGGAAAGTCATCCGTGTCAAAGGAATTAGCCCGCGTGCTGGGGGTGCGCTATCTGGACACCGGGGGCATGTACCGCACGGTGACGCTGGCGGTGTTGCGTGCCGGCGTCGACCCGGCGGACGCGCAGGCCGTCGCGGAGATCGCCGCAACGGTGCGGATGGCGGTGGACTGCGGCCCCGCGGGCGACCGCTTTCTGCTTGCCGGAGAAGATGTTTCGGCGGAGATTCGTGGTGACGAGGTCACCCGCAATGTGTCCGCGGTCTCGTCGGTTCCGGCCGTTCGCGCCCGGCTCGTTTCGCTGCAGCAGCAGATGGCCAAGGGGCCGGGCGGCGTCGTCGTCGAGGGCCGCGACATCGGGACGGTGGTGTTGCCCGACGCCTCGGTGAAGGTCTTCTTGACCGCGTCAGCCGAAACGCGTGCCCGGCGCCGCAACGATCAAAACGTCGCGGCGGGCCTGCCCGACGACTACGAGGGGGTGCTGGCCGATGTGCGTCGCCGCGATCATCTGGATTCCACGCGCGCCGTCTCGCCGCTGCGCGCGGCGGCGGACGCGGTGGTCGTCGACACCAGCGACATGACCGAGCAGCAGGTGATCGCTCACCTGCTGGAGTTGGTCAAGCAGCGAAGCGGGGCAGTGCGATGA
- the der gene encoding ribosome biogenesis GTPase Der gives MTQDGTWADESDWELTDSELIDDEAAGPAPVVAIVGRPNVGKSTLVNRIIGRREAVVQDIPGVTRDRVSYDALWTGRRFLVQDTGGWEPDAKGLQQLVAEQASVAMRTADAVVLVVDATVGATAADEAAARILLRSGKPVFLAANKVDSERVEADASALWSLGLGEPHAISAMHGRGVAELLDAVLAKLPRVSEAAPAAGGPRRVALVGKPNVGKSSLLNKLAGDQRSVVHDVAGTTVDPVDSLIDLGGKVWRFVDTAGLRRKVGQASGHEFYASVRTHSAIDAAEVAVVLIDASQPLTEQDQRVLTMVIEAGRALVLAFNKWDLVDEDRRELLDREIDRELAQLPWAQRVNISAKTGRAVQKLVPAMETALASWDTRIPTGPLNTWVKEIVAATPPPVRGGKQPRILFATQAAARPPTFVLFTTGFLEAGYRRFLERRLRETFGFEGSPIRINVRVREKRGAKRR, from the coding sequence ATGACGCAGGACGGCACCTGGGCCGACGAAAGCGACTGGGAATTAACCGATTCCGAACTCATCGACGACGAAGCGGCCGGTCCGGCGCCGGTGGTGGCGATCGTCGGACGCCCCAACGTCGGGAAGTCGACGCTGGTCAACCGGATCATCGGCCGGCGCGAGGCCGTGGTGCAGGACATTCCCGGCGTGACACGCGATCGGGTGTCCTATGACGCGTTGTGGACCGGCCGCCGATTTCTGGTGCAGGACACCGGGGGATGGGAGCCCGACGCCAAGGGCCTGCAACAGCTGGTGGCCGAACAGGCCTCGGTGGCCATGCGCACCGCCGACGCCGTGGTCCTGGTCGTGGACGCCACCGTCGGCGCCACGGCCGCCGACGAGGCGGCCGCCCGCATCCTGCTGCGCTCGGGCAAACCAGTGTTCTTGGCCGCCAACAAGGTCGACAGCGAGAGGGTGGAGGCCGATGCCTCGGCGCTGTGGTCGCTGGGACTCGGCGAGCCGCACGCGATCAGCGCGATGCACGGTCGCGGTGTGGCCGAGCTGCTCGACGCGGTGCTGGCCAAGCTGCCGCGGGTTTCCGAGGCCGCCCCGGCGGCCGGCGGTCCCCGGCGGGTCGCGCTCGTCGGCAAGCCCAACGTCGGCAAGAGCTCGCTGCTCAACAAGCTTGCCGGCGACCAGCGTTCGGTGGTCCACGATGTCGCCGGCACCACCGTCGACCCCGTCGACTCACTGATCGACTTGGGCGGCAAGGTGTGGCGGTTCGTCGACACCGCGGGGTTGCGGCGCAAGGTCGGCCAGGCCAGCGGTCACGAGTTCTACGCCTCGGTGCGCACCCACTCGGCCATCGACGCCGCCGAGGTGGCGGTCGTGCTGATCGACGCGTCGCAACCGCTCACCGAACAGGATCAGCGGGTGCTGACCATGGTCATCGAGGCCGGGCGGGCCCTGGTGCTGGCGTTCAACAAGTGGGACCTGGTCGACGAGGACCGCCGCGAGCTGCTGGACCGCGAGATCGACCGGGAGTTGGCTCAGCTGCCGTGGGCGCAGCGCGTCAACATCTCCGCCAAGACCGGGCGAGCGGTGCAAAAGCTGGTGCCCGCGATGGAGACGGCGCTGGCGTCCTGGGACACGCGGATCCCGACCGGCCCGCTGAACACCTGGGTCAAGGAGATCGTCGCGGCCACGCCGCCGCCGGTGCGTGGGGGTAAGCAGCCGCGCATCCTGTTCGCCACCCAGGCCGCCGCCCGCCCGCCGACATTCGTGCTGTTCACCACCGGATTTCTGGAGGCGGGCTACCGCCGCTTCCTGGAACGACGGCTGCGCGAGACCTTCGGTTTCGAGGGCAGCCCGATCCGGATCAACGTGCGGGTGCGCGAAAAACGGGGCGCCAAGCGCCGCTAG
- a CDS encoding SDR family NAD(P)-dependent oxidoreductase yields the protein MTSIAPGTVLLTGPTGGLGRSAALAFANRPAARRPDLLLVGRPGQRLTDAVDEARAAGATVYEIGCDLARLSDVRAVAQQTKELLDCGAVRPLRALVANAGLTVADTHCASADGYELTFAVYYLAHAQLIGDLLGSLAAPARVVLLGSNTYHQNIFRRLLHVPPARWRDPIELARPTATGTPATAELSWTAYSDSKLALMYYAHELQRRAPQGINTIVFEPGFMPGTGLSRANGPAAQRVGRIAQKIPGVSSPVRSGPLLASIALDQRWAHLRDGAFVLKDEEQEVKPVAIDPGREARLWEATAELLDVAR from the coding sequence ATGACTTCGATTGCTCCCGGAACCGTGTTGCTCACCGGGCCGACGGGCGGACTGGGCAGGTCCGCGGCGCTGGCGTTCGCGAATCGGCCTGCCGCCCGGCGCCCCGACCTGCTGTTGGTCGGCAGGCCAGGACAACGCTTGACCGACGCGGTCGACGAGGCCCGGGCGGCGGGCGCGACGGTATACGAGATCGGCTGCGACCTCGCCCGGCTCTCAGACGTACGCGCCGTGGCGCAGCAAACCAAGGAACTACTGGACTGCGGCGCGGTGCGCCCCCTGCGTGCACTGGTCGCCAACGCGGGCCTCACGGTCGCCGACACGCATTGCGCCTCGGCGGATGGCTATGAACTCACCTTCGCCGTGTACTACCTCGCACATGCGCAACTGATCGGTGATCTGCTCGGCTCGTTGGCGGCGCCGGCGCGCGTCGTGCTCCTGGGTTCGAACACCTATCACCAGAACATCTTTCGCCGGTTGTTGCACGTGCCCCCGGCTCGGTGGCGTGATCCGATCGAGCTGGCCCGGCCCACCGCTACTGGCACGCCAGCGACGGCCGAGTTGTCCTGGACCGCCTACTCCGATTCAAAGTTGGCGCTGATGTATTACGCACACGAGTTGCAGCGCCGGGCCCCCCAGGGCATCAACACGATTGTCTTCGAGCCGGGATTCATGCCGGGCACCGGTTTGAGCAGAGCGAACGGTCCTGCCGCTCAACGAGTTGGGCGCATCGCGCAAAAGATTCCCGGGGTCTCATCGCCGGTCCGCTCCGGCCCACTGCTCGCGTCGATCGCCCTCGATCAGCGGTGGGCGCACCTGCGCGACGGCGCCTTCGTCCTCAAAGACGAAGAGCAAGAGGTTAAGCCGGTCGCAATTGATCCGGGCCGAGAGGCACGCCTGTGGGAGGCGACCGCCGAGCTCCTCGATGTGGCCCGTTAA
- a CDS encoding helix-turn-helix transcriptional regulator: MDTWEFGRRVRQWRDRVTPAAVGVPVGGRRRAVGLRREELAALAGISVDYLTRLEQGRATSPSAQVVEALVRALRVSDAERDLLFRLAGQVAPGHDVVSSRISPSVQRMLDRLAHTPVAVYDATWTLLIANAPYDALMGPTTTWRGIERNGVWRNLIGTGTRARQTAEERAALQAGLVADLRVTASRYPADERLKQLIRELRAQSPRFVELWNAGSPVLHQDVGRRKVIDHPDVGRIALDCDTLVVAGDDLRIMIFTAEPGTEDAERLGLAVVLGTQAFAE; encoded by the coding sequence GTGGACACATGGGAATTCGGCCGCCGGGTGCGTCAGTGGCGCGACCGCGTTACACCTGCGGCCGTGGGTGTTCCCGTCGGCGGGCGCCGTCGCGCGGTCGGGCTGCGTCGCGAAGAGCTAGCCGCTCTCGCAGGAATCTCCGTCGACTACCTGACCAGGCTCGAACAGGGTCGGGCGACCTCGCCCTCGGCGCAGGTCGTCGAGGCGCTCGTGCGCGCGCTGCGCGTCTCGGATGCCGAGCGTGACCTGCTGTTCCGGTTGGCCGGGCAGGTGGCTCCGGGCCACGACGTCGTCTCGTCGCGCATTTCGCCGAGCGTCCAGCGCATGCTCGACCGGCTGGCGCACACGCCCGTCGCCGTCTACGACGCCACCTGGACCCTGCTGATCGCCAACGCGCCGTATGACGCGCTGATGGGTCCGACGACCACATGGCGGGGGATCGAACGCAATGGTGTGTGGCGCAATTTGATTGGTACCGGAACCCGGGCTAGGCAGACCGCTGAAGAACGTGCCGCACTGCAGGCGGGGCTGGTCGCTGACCTGCGTGTGACGGCGTCGCGATATCCCGCCGACGAGCGGTTGAAGCAGTTGATCCGCGAGCTGCGCGCTCAAAGCCCCCGGTTCGTGGAACTCTGGAACGCCGGATCCCCGGTACTTCACCAAGACGTCGGTCGGCGCAAAGTCATCGACCACCCGGACGTCGGCCGTATCGCCTTGGACTGCGACACGCTCGTCGTCGCCGGAGACGACCTGCGCATCATGATCTTCACCGCCGAACCCGGCACCGAAGACGCCGAGCGCCTCGGGCTTGCCGTCGTGCTGGGCACTCAGGCATTCGCCGAATAA
- a CDS encoding SDR family NAD(P)-dependent oxidoreductase — MVGTGLFSVEDKSILITGATGSLGSAAARALSEAGARLTLAGGNAARLAELGVEDAVTVARRPDTPDDARVMVDAAVAARGRLDGVLVASGMNHVQPITEMAVNDFDDVMRANARGAWLVCQAAGRVLLQQGGGGSVVLVSSVRGSLGHPAGYSAYCPSKAATDLLAKSLAAEWGPQQIRVNALAPTVFRSELTEWMYADDERGRETREAMFARIPLRRFAEPADFVGALIYLLSDASSFYTGQVMYLDGGYTAC; from the coding sequence ATCGTGGGTACGGGCCTGTTCAGCGTGGAGGACAAGTCGATCCTGATCACCGGCGCCACCGGATCGCTCGGCAGCGCGGCGGCCCGGGCACTGAGCGAGGCGGGGGCGCGGCTCACGCTCGCCGGCGGCAACGCCGCGCGGCTCGCGGAATTGGGTGTCGAGGACGCTGTCACCGTCGCCCGCCGGCCTGACACCCCGGATGATGCCCGTGTGATGGTCGACGCGGCCGTCGCGGCGCGCGGCCGGCTCGATGGCGTGCTCGTCGCCTCCGGCATGAACCACGTCCAGCCGATCACCGAGATGGCGGTCAACGACTTCGACGACGTGATGCGGGCCAACGCGCGCGGCGCCTGGCTGGTATGTCAGGCCGCCGGGCGCGTGCTGCTGCAACAAGGCGGGGGAGGCAGCGTTGTGCTGGTGTCGTCGGTGCGCGGCAGTCTGGGGCATCCCGCCGGCTACAGCGCCTACTGTCCATCCAAGGCCGCGACCGATCTGCTGGCTAAATCCCTTGCGGCCGAATGGGGTCCGCAGCAGATCAGGGTCAATGCGCTGGCCCCGACGGTGTTCCGGTCGGAGCTGACCGAATGGATGTACGCCGACGACGAGAGGGGACGCGAAACCCGCGAGGCGATGTTCGCGCGAATCCCGTTGCGCCGCTTCGCCGAACCCGCCGACTTCGTCGGCGCGCTGATCTATCTGCTCAGCGACGCGTCGAGCTTCTACACCGGTCAGGTGATGTATCTGGACGGCGGCTACACCGCATGCTGA
- a CDS encoding cyclase family protein produces MSYSWPLGEAESKLEFYDLSHPWGHGVPAWPYFEDVKIERLHTMAKSRVLTQKITTVMHSGTHIDAPGHVIEGKPLLDEIPLSAFFGTGVVVSIPKNKWEVVTAEDLENATPRIRPGDIVIVNTGWHHTYADSAEYYAYSPGFYKEAGEWFAAKGVKAVGTDTQALDHPLATAIAPHGPAEHTGGLLPWAVREYEEQTGHNVLDDFPEWEPCHRAILSKGIYGFENVGGDLDKVTGKRVTFAAFPWRWVGGDGCIVRLVAIVDPTGSYRLETGRAA; encoded by the coding sequence GTGAGTTATTCGTGGCCCCTCGGCGAGGCCGAGTCCAAGCTGGAGTTCTACGACCTGTCGCACCCGTGGGGTCACGGCGTGCCGGCGTGGCCGTACTTCGAGGACGTCAAGATCGAACGCCTGCACACCATGGCCAAAAGCCGGGTGCTCACCCAAAAGATCACCACCGTCATGCATTCCGGCACGCACATCGATGCGCCCGGGCACGTGATCGAGGGCAAGCCGTTGCTGGACGAGATTCCGTTGAGCGCCTTCTTCGGCACCGGCGTGGTGGTGTCTATCCCCAAGAACAAATGGGAGGTCGTCACCGCCGAGGACCTGGAGAACGCCACACCCCGGATCCGGCCCGGCGACATCGTCATCGTCAACACCGGCTGGCACCACACGTACGCCGACAGCGCCGAGTACTACGCCTACTCGCCCGGCTTCTACAAGGAGGCCGGCGAATGGTTCGCCGCCAAGGGCGTCAAGGCCGTCGGCACCGACACCCAGGCGCTCGACCACCCGTTGGCCACCGCTATCGCCCCGCATGGCCCGGCCGAACACACCGGCGGCCTATTGCCTTGGGCGGTAAGGGAATACGAGGAGCAGACCGGGCACAACGTGCTTGACGACTTCCCGGAGTGGGAGCCGTGCCACCGGGCGATCCTGTCCAAGGGCATCTACGGTTTCGAAAACGTCGGCGGCGACCTCGACAAGGTCACCGGAAAGCGTGTCACCTTCGCCGCCTTCCCGTGGCGCTGGGTCGGCGGCGACGGCTGCATCGTGCGGCTGGTGGCGATCGTCGACCCGACCGGAAGCTATCGCCTCGAAACCGGCCGGGCCGCGTGA
- a CDS encoding IclR family transcriptional regulator, with protein sequence MSVVADDARGGGIQVIARAAEMLRLLQAHPDGLNQAEIGERLGMPRSTVSRILNALDDEGLVAARAARGRYRLGPEIARMSATVRRSVVIDVHPFMEELSRELEETVDLSILDEDRATFVDQVVSPHRLRAISAVGESFPLHCCANGKALLASLPDAERVRAVPSRLARLTANTITTPAALRKELEQVRADGVAYDREEQTEGICAVGAVLKHVSEQPVAVSVPVPAQRFYRREAELADALRGWAAKVDAWFAASGG encoded by the coding sequence ATGAGCGTCGTCGCGGACGACGCCCGCGGCGGGGGAATACAGGTCATTGCCCGCGCCGCCGAGATGCTGCGGCTGTTGCAGGCGCACCCCGATGGGCTCAACCAGGCCGAGATTGGTGAGCGGTTGGGCATGCCGCGCTCGACGGTGAGCCGGATCCTGAACGCGCTCGACGACGAGGGCCTGGTGGCCGCGCGCGCGGCGCGGGGCCGCTACCGGCTTGGCCCCGAGATCGCCCGCATGTCGGCCACCGTGCGCCGCAGTGTCGTCATCGACGTCCACCCGTTCATGGAGGAGCTGTCGCGCGAGCTGGAGGAGACCGTCGACCTGTCGATCCTCGACGAGGACCGCGCGACGTTTGTCGATCAGGTCGTCTCACCGCACCGGCTGCGCGCGATCAGCGCCGTCGGCGAGTCGTTCCCGCTGCACTGCTGCGCCAACGGCAAGGCGTTGCTGGCCAGCCTGCCGGACGCCGAGCGGGTGCGGGCGGTGCCGAGCCGGCTCGCTCGGCTCACCGCGAACACCATCACGACGCCGGCTGCGCTGCGCAAGGAGCTCGAGCAGGTGCGCGCCGATGGTGTCGCCTACGACCGGGAGGAGCAGACCGAGGGCATCTGCGCGGTCGGCGCGGTTTTGAAGCATGTGTCCGAACAGCCGGTCGCGGTCAGCGTGCCAGTGCCGGCGCAGCGGTTTTATCGCCGCGAGGCCGAGCTCGCCGACGCGCTGCGGGGCTGGGCGGCGAAGGTCGACGCCTGGTTCGCGGCATCGGGTGGTTAG
- a CDS encoding SDR family oxidoreductase, whose protein sequence is MSEQLDGRTILVTGANGGLGQEFVRQGLTRGARRVYAAARTPRAWEDARVVPITLDLTDAVSVAAAAAAAPDVDILINNAAIAPSDALSVLTGDEEIARGIFETNYFGTVRVTRAFAPVLAAKGGGSILNVLSLSAWTPVPSAYAASKAAAWSATNAIRAELAPQGTAVTGLMVGLIDTAMSADWNMPKVSPASVVEQAYDGIAHGAHEVLADEETRTVKGLLSHRAEDLNAFVSAWLAGSAQQA, encoded by the coding sequence ATGAGCGAGCAACTCGACGGTAGAACGATTCTCGTGACAGGGGCCAACGGCGGGCTCGGACAGGAATTCGTCCGTCAGGGCCTGACCCGTGGAGCCCGTCGCGTCTACGCCGCCGCCCGCACGCCACGCGCGTGGGAGGACGCCCGCGTCGTCCCGATCACACTCGACCTCACCGACGCAGTGTCCGTCGCCGCGGCGGCCGCAGCCGCGCCTGACGTCGATATCCTGATCAACAACGCCGCGATCGCGCCCTCCGATGCCCTTTCCGTGCTCACCGGCGACGAGGAGATCGCACGGGGCATCTTCGAGACCAACTACTTCGGAACGGTTCGAGTCACCAGGGCTTTCGCGCCCGTTTTGGCCGCGAAAGGTGGCGGCAGCATCCTCAACGTATTGTCCCTTTCGGCGTGGACGCCCGTCCCGTCCGCTTATGCCGCGTCCAAGGCGGCGGCGTGGTCAGCCACCAACGCGATCCGCGCTGAACTGGCACCTCAAGGCACCGCGGTGACCGGCCTGATGGTCGGATTGATCGACACGGCAATGTCAGCCGATTGGAATATGCCGAAGGTGAGCCCGGCCAGCGTTGTGGAGCAGGCTTACGACGGCATTGCTCACGGTGCCCACGAGGTGCTCGCAGACGAGGAGACTCGAACAGTGAAGGGGCTTCTCAGCCACCGCGCCGAGGATCTCAACGCGTTCGTCTCGGCATGGCTTGCTGGGTCCGCGCAACAGGCTTGA
- a CDS encoding thioesterase family protein, whose amino-acid sequence MRYQVTDADTAAQVGSGDVPVLATPRLIAWLEAATVQAAAPFIGPGQTTVGTAVRIEHRRATHVGGTVEVTAEAPSPVDGRRLTFEVKAIDDSGQLVARGEIDRVTVDRQKFLDQ is encoded by the coding sequence ATGCGCTACCAAGTGACCGACGCCGACACCGCCGCGCAGGTCGGCAGCGGCGACGTCCCGGTGCTCGCGACTCCACGGCTGATTGCGTGGCTGGAAGCGGCCACGGTGCAGGCCGCTGCGCCTTTCATCGGTCCCGGCCAGACGACCGTCGGCACCGCGGTGCGCATCGAGCACCGGCGGGCGACTCACGTGGGCGGCACCGTAGAGGTCACGGCCGAGGCACCTTCGCCGGTCGACGGACGACGTCTGACCTTCGAAGTCAAGGCGATCGATGATTCAGGACAGCTTGTTGCTCGCGGTGAAATCGATCGCGTCACAGTCGACCGCCAAAAGTTCCTCGACCAATAG
- a CDS encoding acyl-ACP desaturase: MAKDLTNFQLMSELEPVVETLLNRHLAMFKEWNPHDYVPWSEGRNFYALDGQDWEPEQTHLPDVAQVAMVQNLLTEDNLPSYHREIAMNFSMDGPWGQWVNRWTAEETRHSIALRDYLVVTRSVDPVELEKLRVEQMTRGFSPGQNRQGDLFAESLFDAVMYVSFQELATRVSHRNTGKVSNDPIAEQLMARVSHDENLHMIFYRDVSAAGLDIAPNQAMKSVHRILRNFKMPGFTVPEFRRKAVIIAVGGVYDPRIHLNEVVMPVLKKWRIFEREDFTGEAARMRDDLALLVKELEDASDKFDESKHRYLEREARKTEKITARRVLQTKGTLTLSGH; the protein is encoded by the coding sequence GTGGCCAAGGATCTGACTAACTTTCAGCTAATGAGTGAACTCGAACCGGTGGTGGAAACCCTGCTCAACCGCCACCTCGCGATGTTCAAGGAATGGAATCCGCACGATTACGTACCCTGGTCGGAGGGCAGGAACTTCTATGCGCTGGACGGCCAGGACTGGGAGCCCGAGCAGACCCACCTTCCCGATGTCGCCCAGGTCGCGATGGTCCAAAACCTGTTGACCGAGGACAACTTACCGTCCTATCACCGCGAGATCGCGATGAACTTCAGCATGGACGGCCCGTGGGGTCAGTGGGTGAATCGCTGGACCGCCGAAGAGACCAGGCACAGCATCGCGCTGCGCGACTATCTGGTGGTCACCCGCTCCGTCGATCCGGTGGAGCTCGAAAAGCTCCGCGTGGAGCAAATGACGAGAGGCTTCAGTCCCGGGCAGAACCGACAGGGTGATTTGTTTGCGGAGAGTTTATTCGACGCGGTCATGTATGTCTCGTTTCAAGAATTGGCGACCCGCGTCTCGCACCGCAACACAGGCAAGGTCAGTAACGACCCGATCGCAGAGCAGTTGATGGCGAGGGTGTCGCACGACGAGAACCTGCACATGATCTTCTACCGGGACGTCAGCGCGGCGGGCCTGGACATCGCGCCCAATCAGGCGATGAAATCCGTGCACCGCATCCTGCGCAACTTCAAGATGCCCGGGTTCACGGTGCCGGAGTTTCGGCGCAAGGCGGTCATCATCGCCGTCGGCGGTGTCTACGACCCGCGCATCCATCTCAACGAAGTGGTCATGCCGGTGCTCAAGAAGTGGCGCATCTTCGAACGCGAGGACTTCACCGGCGAGGCGGCACGGATGCGCGACGATCTCGCCCTGCTGGTCAAGGAACTCGAGGACGCCTCCGACAAGTTCGACGAATCCAAGCATCGCTACCTGGAGCGCGAGGCTCGCAAGACCGAGAAGATCACCGCCCGCAGGGTGCTGCAAACGAAGGGCACGCTGACGCTGAGCGGGCACTGA
- the usfY gene encoding protein UsfY, translated as MGDTADPTDHFRTTCQHAGEFFIDRLCWPGLMGIALGAASSVGGVAAAAYRHQDWMLTLVVIGVPAILGGLVWLVLEHRRVMKSESRWLALYSTRHPGVALDKHRTS; from the coding sequence ATGGGCGACACAGCAGATCCGACGGATCATTTCCGCACCACGTGTCAACATGCCGGCGAATTCTTCATCGACCGACTCTGTTGGCCTGGGCTGATGGGAATAGCGCTGGGCGCCGCGTCATCGGTCGGCGGCGTGGCCGCCGCAGCGTACAGACACCAGGATTGGATGCTGACGCTGGTTGTGATCGGTGTACCCGCGATCTTGGGTGGCCTGGTCTGGCTCGTGCTCGAGCATCGCCGGGTGATGAAGAGCGAAAGCCGTTGGCTTGCTCTGTATTCCACGCGTCATCCGGGAGTGGCGCTCGACAAGCACCGCACCAGTTAG
- the hypB gene encoding hydrogenase nickel incorporation protein HypB → MGRFHRHDDGTVHRHDHDHDHHEHGDHSGYATGSQRIDVLESIFAENDSRADVNRRAFEAHGVRALNLMSSPGSGKTTILAATLDALAGELAVGVIEGDIATDLDAAKLAGRGAQVSLLNTSNGFGGECHLDAPMVNRALQGLHLADLDLVIIENVGNLVCPAEFDVGEHAKAMVYSVTEGEDKPLKYPVMFRSVDIVLLNKIDLVPHLDADVNTYIDHVRQVNSTATILPLSARTGEGMSKWFDWVRQFS, encoded by the coding sequence ATGGGACGATTTCACCGCCACGATGACGGCACGGTGCACCGGCACGATCACGATCACGACCACCACGAGCACGGCGACCACAGTGGCTATGCCACCGGTTCACAGCGCATCGACGTCCTGGAGTCGATCTTCGCCGAGAACGACTCCAGGGCTGACGTCAACCGGCGCGCGTTCGAGGCCCATGGTGTGCGCGCCCTCAACCTGATGAGCTCGCCGGGATCCGGTAAGACCACCATCCTGGCGGCAACGCTGGACGCGCTGGCCGGCGAACTGGCCGTCGGGGTGATCGAGGGCGACATCGCCACAGACCTCGACGCGGCCAAACTCGCCGGGCGCGGCGCGCAGGTGTCACTGCTCAACACCAGCAACGGGTTCGGCGGCGAGTGCCACCTGGACGCCCCGATGGTCAACCGCGCCCTGCAGGGGCTCCACCTGGCAGACCTGGACCTGGTCATCATCGAGAATGTCGGCAACCTGGTCTGCCCGGCCGAATTCGACGTCGGCGAGCACGCCAAGGCGATGGTTTACTCGGTCACCGAGGGCGAAGACAAACCATTGAAATATCCCGTCATGTTCCGATCGGTGGACATCGTGCTGCTCAACAAGATCGACCTGGTCCCTCACCTCGACGCCGACGTCAACACCTACATCGACCATGTCCGACAGGTGAATTCGACGGCCACAATTCTCCCGCTGAGCGCGCGCACCGGCGAAGGCATGTCGAAATGGTTTGACTGGGTGCGTCAGTTCTCCTAA
- a CDS encoding hydrogenase maturation nickel metallochaperone HypA — protein MHELSLCHAIAGVVKPHAVGRHVDVVRVQVGALRQVVPESLEFCWSLVCQHLDENMVDTVLELELVPAEVFCRDCTERALITSRWSVCCPSCQSADVDVLRGNEFLVTSVEVSEGFDYQAESRKVK, from the coding sequence GTGCACGAGCTTTCGTTGTGCCATGCCATCGCTGGTGTGGTCAAGCCCCACGCGGTGGGGCGTCACGTCGACGTCGTCCGGGTACAGGTCGGCGCGCTGCGCCAGGTGGTGCCGGAATCGCTGGAGTTCTGCTGGTCGTTGGTGTGCCAGCATCTGGACGAGAACATGGTCGACACCGTGCTCGAACTCGAACTCGTGCCCGCTGAGGTGTTCTGCCGTGACTGCACGGAGCGCGCGCTGATCACGTCCCGGTGGTCGGTGTGCTGCCCTTCGTGCCAGAGCGCAGACGTTGACGTGTTGCGCGGTAACGAATTTCTGGTCACGTCAGTCGAGGTGTCCGAGGGCTTTGATTATCAGGCCGAGTCGCGAAAGGTCAAGTGA